From the Magnetovibrio sp. genome, one window contains:
- a CDS encoding glutathione S-transferase family protein, which translates to MSKPLLIIGNKNYSSWSLRPWLALTVGGVDFDEKMVPLFEDDWAERKAELPSGTVPVLEHDGNVIWETLAILEYAAETWPDARLWPSDKAARARARAVSNEMHANFTAVRGNMPMNIRASHPGRGRGLTTDAQAAVKRDIRRIEQVWTECRETYGADGDFLFGAFSIADAMFAPVVSRFTTYAVELNPTCQAYMDAVQALPAMIEWSDAGRAETWVIAEDEVDTIEGKPKD; encoded by the coding sequence ATGTCCAAGCCGCTTTTGATCATTGGCAACAAGAATTATTCGAGCTGGTCATTGCGCCCGTGGCTGGCGCTGACGGTCGGCGGCGTCGATTTCGATGAAAAGATGGTGCCGCTGTTCGAAGACGATTGGGCCGAACGCAAGGCCGAACTGCCGAGCGGCACCGTGCCGGTGTTGGAACACGACGGCAACGTGATTTGGGAAACCCTGGCGATCTTGGAATACGCCGCCGAAACTTGGCCGGACGCCCGGCTGTGGCCCTCTGACAAGGCCGCCCGGGCGCGGGCGCGGGCGGTGAGCAACGAAATGCACGCCAATTTCACCGCCGTTCGCGGCAATATGCCGATGAACATCCGTGCGTCCCACCCCGGACGCGGGCGCGGCTTGACGACAGACGCACAAGCCGCCGTAAAACGCGACATCCGCCGCATCGAACAGGTGTGGACCGAGTGCCGGGAAACCTATGGCGCGGACGGCGACTTTCTGTTCGGCGCGTTTTCCATCGCCGACGCCATGTTCGCCCCGGTGGTCAGCCGCTTCACCACCTACGCCGTGGAACTGAACCCCACCTGCCAAGCGTACATGGACGCGGTGCAAGCGCTGCCGGCGATGATCGAATGGTCCGACGCCGGGCGCGCGGAAACGTGGGTCATTGCCGAAGACGAAGTCGATACCATCGAAGGCAAGCCGAAAGATTAA
- the queD gene encoding 6-carboxytetrahydropterin synthase QueD has translation MEIYKIFTFEAAHRLPNVPDGHKCARLHGHSFEVTLYVAGPVDDHTGWVVDFADVKAAFKPYLNQLDHYYLNEIDGLENPTSENIARWIWRKVKTALPGLSKVAVKETCTAGCVYRGEDEA, from the coding sequence ATGGAAATCTATAAAATCTTCACCTTCGAAGCCGCCCACCGTTTGCCCAACGTGCCCGACGGTCACAAGTGCGCACGATTGCATGGCCATTCGTTCGAGGTCACCCTGTACGTTGCCGGTCCGGTTGACGATCACACCGGATGGGTGGTCGATTTCGCCGATGTCAAAGCCGCGTTCAAGCCGTATCTTAACCAGCTTGATCACTATTACCTCAACGAAATCGACGGCCTGGAAAATCCCACCAGCGAAAACATCGCGCGGTGGATTTGGCGCAAAGTCAAAACGGCATTGCCGGGGCTCAGCAAGGTCGCGGTGAAAGAAACCTGCACCGCAGGGTGCGTGTACCGAGGCGAAGACGAAGCTTAA
- the queE gene encoding 7-carboxy-7-deazaguanine synthase produces MSYSVKEMFYSLQGEGGNTGRAAVFCRFAGCNLWSGREQDRAEAQCDFCDTDFVGVDGDGGAKFADADAVADAVEKFWPVPGMAGEGQRFVILTGGEPALQVDEALIDALRARRFEVAIETNGTLDLPQGLHWITVSPKGHGAFEALKVTEGDELKLVYPQNGIDPAIFTDLAFDHLYLQPKDDENHHQNTLMALDYCRRHPKWRLSLQTHKLLGIR; encoded by the coding sequence ATGAGTTACAGCGTCAAGGAAATGTTCTATTCCCTTCAAGGCGAAGGTGGCAACACCGGCCGCGCCGCAGTGTTTTGCCGGTTCGCCGGGTGCAACCTGTGGTCGGGACGTGAACAGGACCGTGCCGAAGCGCAGTGCGATTTTTGCGATACCGATTTTGTCGGCGTAGATGGCGATGGCGGTGCAAAATTCGCCGATGCCGATGCCGTCGCCGATGCGGTGGAAAAGTTCTGGCCGGTGCCCGGCATGGCGGGGGAAGGTCAACGCTTCGTCATCCTCACCGGCGGCGAGCCGGCCTTGCAGGTGGATGAGGCCTTGATCGATGCGTTACGCGCACGCCGCTTCGAGGTCGCGATCGAGACCAACGGTACGCTCGACCTACCCCAGGGCCTTCACTGGATCACCGTGTCGCCCAAGGGCCACGGCGCCTTCGAGGCCTTGAAAGTGACCGAAGGCGATGAGCTGAAATTGGTCTATCCACAAAACGGCATTGATCCTGCAATTTTCACCGACTTGGCCTTCGATCACTTATACTTGCAGCCAAAGGACGATGAGAACCACCACCAAAATACCTTGATGGCGCTGGATTACTGCCGCCGCCATCCGAAATGGCGTTTGAGCCTGCAAACCCATAAACTGCTCGGCATTCGCTGA
- the queC gene encoding 7-cyano-7-deazaguanine synthase QueC, with the protein MSVETQKKAAKAAVVLLSGGLDSSTVVAIAQAAGYDVHALSFRYGQRHGLELECATAIAAKAGVRHVILDLNLSQFGGSALTTDMPVPKDRDETQMASDIPVTYVPARNTVFLSCALAWAETLETGDIFIGVNALDYSGYPDCRPEYIQAFEAMANLATRGGVEGTLPVTIHTPLIDLTKAQIIEKGLELGVDYAMTTSCYDPAPDGAACGHCDACQLRLKGFREAGLSDPSAYQQGADA; encoded by the coding sequence ATGAGCGTCGAAACGCAGAAAAAAGCCGCCAAAGCCGCAGTGGTTCTGTTGAGCGGTGGGCTGGACAGTTCAACCGTTGTGGCTATCGCCCAAGCGGCGGGCTACGACGTTCATGCGTTGAGCTTCCGCTACGGCCAGCGCCATGGTCTGGAGCTTGAATGCGCCACCGCAATCGCCGCCAAGGCGGGCGTGCGACACGTGATTTTGGATCTTAACCTATCGCAATTCGGCGGCTCGGCACTGACCACCGACATGCCGGTGCCTAAGGATCGCGACGAAACCCAGATGGCGAGCGATATTCCGGTGACCTATGTGCCTGCGCGCAACACGGTGTTTTTATCGTGCGCGCTGGCGTGGGCGGAAACGTTGGAGACCGGCGACATTTTCATCGGAGTTAACGCGCTGGACTATTCCGGCTATCCCGATTGTCGCCCCGAATACATTCAAGCGTTTGAGGCCATGGCCAATCTGGCCACCCGTGGTGGGGTTGAAGGCACCCTGCCGGTGACCATCCACACCCCGCTGATCGACCTGACCAAGGCCCAGATCATTGAAAAGGGTCTCGAACTTGGCGTTGATTACGCCATGACGACCAGTTGCTACGATCCCGCGCCGGATGGTGCGGCGTGCGGCCATTGCGATGCGTGTCAGCTGCGGTTGAAAGGGTTCCGTGAAGCGGGGCTCAGCGATCCGTCTGCTTATCAACAGGGCGCGGACGCATGA